From a single Cotesia glomerata isolate CgM1 linkage group LG6, MPM_Cglom_v2.3, whole genome shotgun sequence genomic region:
- the LOC123267117 gene encoding cleavage and polyadenylation specificity factor subunit 5: MAMATTQVKGSGWPRRSSNSSFEGKPVQNQSVTILRTVNLYPLTNYTFGTKEPLFEKDPSVPARFQRMRDEFDKIGMRRSVEGVLLVHEHGLPHVLLLQLGTTFFKLPGGELNAGEDEVEGLKRLLTETLGRQDGVKQEWVIEDTIGNWWRPNFEPPQYPYVPPHITKPKEHKRLFLVQLQEKALFAVPKNYKLVAAPLFELYDNSQGYGPIISSLPQSLCRFNFIYM; this comes from the exons ATGGCAATGGCGACTACTCAGGTTAAAGGAAGCGGATGGCCACGCCGGTCCAGCAACAGCTCCTTCGAGGGCAAGCCTGTGCAAAATCAATCTGTAACTATTCTTAGGACTGTTaattt ATATCCTTTGACAAACTATACTTTTGGAACGAAAGAGCCGCTGTTTGAGAAAGACCCGTCAGTGCCGGCAAGATTTCAGCGTATGCGAGATGAATTTGACAAGATTGGGATGCGTAGGAGTGTCGAAGGAGTCCTTTTGGTACACGAGCATGGACTGCCTCATGTACTTTTGCTCCAGCTTGGTACAACCTTTTTCAAATT GCCCGGAGGAGAATTAAACGCTGGAGAAGATGAGGTAGAGGGCCTAAAACGGCTCTTGACAGAG ACTCTGGGGCGTCAGGATGGTGTCAAACAGGAATGGGTGATTGAAGACACTATTGGAAACTGGTGGAGACCCAATTTTGAACCGCCTCAGTATCCATATGTTCCACCACATATTACTAAACCAAAAGAACACAAAAGATTGTTTTTAGTTCAGCTTCAAGAAAAAG cacTTTTTGCCGTTCCTAAAAATTACAAACTCGTCGCTGCGCCATTGTTTGAACTTTATGACAACTCTCAAGGATATGGACCAATAATTTCTTCTCTACCTCAGTCACTATGcag ATTCAATTTCATCTACATGTGA
- the LOC123266943 gene encoding uncharacterized protein LOC123266943 codes for MAKVNLPKDWILVTSTTDSGRNYYFNTATNISTWVFPDDDSDSQPTQNTRKNSTRKRKKNEEHEYRPHTPEGDPKVNRRPKLVAKRQLSTSEDPGKKKATKQNADTPQMKALREKMLQRQAKTSAIKKPRPLKSLTLKASPSKDVDKVDRVDKAKVEKTPEKTPEKPRKNFKFDDEEEKSKDEEKLMTPAMKQMKQKMLARKSLSAVADRKKGKSSPKSQSARLSLARTSKSTSDDTVSSSTASTSTSTSTSAAQTEVQGLGSPRTRASRSLSCSTTPRRKSVKVAIESKLKQMKTLEAPPGVSAKRILIPDAEKVEDDDPRGNVSNAKIPRIGKLKAAESPEVDAKDPPVVFKNAEDRMKAFCSNLKRQRSLSSSFNDSGCSAAKDSEEVFCEEMDWEPSEEEKIVSEIQNVRAQLVIEDDVQMQELNNTGLDLTDGGSGSNGSLRKFYIVVDTNVFLSNMKAVEEARDAIFKFYNRPIIVIPWTVIRELDFIKDDKSHSRPQNLKYRARHAIQFINKHFAAKHPRILGQTFADVLSNRQKFETECPDDEILQTCLQIQSAGHHVVLLSYDKNLCNKAMIHDVISLGKNDPLEKVDYLKESEIKKRFNLADSLKDVEQEETKAELLLAEELFEDLKTTLTSFMSVVVAKEMKNLYGETWERHTIIRPPWTVLTVLKCANKHWIAAVSDSFERRAESILKDLVQIVTGLQYSCQLKDVETMIQRFNDLVGCLKAVKYPNILENVTEAIEGLKQKFRDSLKLIYRNKGDNKQEEESKAVLAFGYFETVYLFARDVCGTSASLMGMPFGLAFKKLESLSIEDDIKQLRPEVAGNLNRLMQILSTALDDIDQLHVDHPSVLALHQVLTGFLPELLKSDHQLMPQDVFLCLKYKQEVLKNGLGQLQELSGYFCRMATFKCL; via the exons ATGGCCAAGGTTAATCTTCCAAAAGACTGGATCCTTGTTACGTCAACAACAGATTCAGGgcgtaattattattttaacactGCTACTAATATATCTACATGGGTATTCCCTGATGATGATTCTGACAGTCAACCAACTCAg aaCACCAGAAAAAACTCAACAAGAAAACGTAAAAAAAACGAAGAGCATGAGTACAGACCGCACACGCCAGAAGGTGACCCAAAAGTGAACCGGAGACCCAAGTTGGTAGCCAAGAGACAGCTGTCAACTTCTGAAGATCCTGGGAAGAAGAAGGCTACCAAGCAGAACGCTGACACCCCGCAGATGAAAGcgctgagagaaaaaatgcTGCAGAGACAAGCCAAGACTAGCGCGATAAAAAAACCCCGTCCTTTGAAGAGTCTAACGTTAAAAGCTTCTCCAAGCAAAGATGTGGACAAAGTTGATAGAGTTGATAAAGCTAAAGTTGAAAAAACTCCTGAAAAAACTCCTGAAAAACCgagaaagaattttaaattcgatgatgaagaagaaaaaagcaaagatgaagaaaaattaatgaccCCGGCGATGAAACAGATGAAACAAAAAATGCTAGCGAGGAAATCCTTGTCCGCGGTAGCTGATAGAAAGAAAGGTAAATCTAGTCCTAAATCTCAGTCAGCGCGCCTGTCTTTAGCGAGGACTAGCAAATCTACGAGTGATGACACGGTTAGCTCTTCCACTGCCTCAACGTCTACGTCTACGTCTACATCTGCAGCTCAGACTGAAGTTCAGGGACTTGGTAGCCCCAGGACCAGAGCCAGCAGGAGTCTTTCCTGTTCTACGACTCCAAGAAGAAAGTCCGTCAAGGTTGCTATCGAGAGCAAGCTCAAGCAGATGAAGACTCTGGAAGCCCCTCCAGGAGTCTCGGCGAAAAGAATTCTGATTCCCGATGCCGAGAAGGTTGAGGATGATGATCCACGGGGTAATGTGAGTAATGCGAAAATTCCGCGGATTGGGAAACTGAAAGCTGCAGAGAGTCCGGAAGTAGATGCTAAGGACCCGCCGGTGGTTTTCAAAAATGCTGAGGATAGAATGAAAGCTTTTTGTAGTAATCTTAAGAGACAGCGGAGTCTTTCTAGCTCGTTTAATGATAGTGGGTGTTCAGCGGCTAAGGATTCTGAGGAGGTATTTTGTGAAGAGATGGATTGGGAACCTAGTGAAGAAGAGAAGATTGTCTCTGAG atccaAAATGTAAGAGCGCAATTAGTGATAGAAGATGACGTCCAAATGCAAGAATTAAATAACACTGGCTTAGACTTAACTGACGGCGGAAGCGGATCAAATGGAAGTCTGCGTAAGTTTTACATAGTAGTTGACACAAATGTCTTCTTATCCAACATGAAAGCGGTAGAAGAAGCGCGGGATGCAATCTTCAAGTTCTATAATCGTCCGATCATCGTAATTCCTTGGACAGTGATCCGTGAGCTGGACTTTATAAAAGACGATAAATCGCACTCGCGCCCTCAGAACCTTAAATACAGGGCAAGACACGCGATCCAGTTTATAAACAAGCACTTCGCGGCTAAGCACCCGCGAATTCTGGGACAAACCTTCGCGGATGTTTTAAGCAACCGGCAAAAATTTGAGACAGAGTGTCCGGATGATGAAATTCTTCAGACTTGCTTGCAGATCCAGTCAGCTGGACACCATGTTGTTTTGCTGTCTTATGATAAAAATCTTTGCAATAAAGCTATGATTCATGATGTTATTTCTCTGGGGAAAAATGACCCGCTCGAGAAAGTCGATTATTTGAAGGAGAGCGAGATCAAGAAGCGGTTCAATCTTGCTGACAGTCTTAAAGATGTTGAGCAAGAAGAA aCCAAAGCCGAGCTTTTACTAGCAGAAGAATTATTCGAGGACCTGAAGACAACTTTAACATCGTTTATGTCAGTGGTAGTCGCTAAGGAGATGAAAAACTTGTACGGTGAAACCTGGGAGCGCCATACGATAATCCGACCGCCTTGGACGGTGCTGACAGTCTTGAAGTGCGCGAACAAGCACTGGATAGCAGCAGTGAGTGATTCATTTGAGAGGCGAGCGGAGAGTATCTTAAAAGACCTGGTGCAGATTGTGACAGGTTTGCAGTACAGTTGTCAGCTGAAAGACGTCGAGACAATGATCCAGCGGTTCAACGATCTAGTGGGTTGCTTGAAGGCAGTAAAGTACCCGAACATCCTCGAGAACGTCACAGAGGCAATCGAGGGCCTGAAGCAGAAGTTTAGGGACAgtctcaaattaatttatcgcaATAAAGGAGACAACAAGCAAGAAGAAGAGTCCAAAGCCGTGCTAGCCTTCGGGTACTTTGAAACTGTGTATTTATTCGCTCGGGATGTCTGTGGGACCTCCGCGAGCCTTATGGGCATGCCTTTTGGTCTTGCATTTAAGAAATTAGAGTCTCTTTCTATTGAAGATGATATTAAGCAACTGAGGCCTGAAGTCGCGGGAAATTTGAACAGGTTAATGCAGATTCTGAGTACCGCGCTGGATGACATTGATCAGCTGCATGTTGATCATCCCTCGGTCCTGGCTTTGCACCAGGTACTCACTGGATTTTTGCCCGAATTGCTTAAAAGTGATCATCAGCTGATGCCTCAGGATGTCTTTTTGTGCTTGAAGTATAAACAGGAGGTTCTTAAGAATGGCCTCGGACAGTTGCAAGAGTTGAGCGGATATTTTTGCAGGATGGCTACTTTTAAGTgtctgtaa